The following coding sequences lie in one Crassostrea angulata isolate pt1a10 chromosome 10, ASM2561291v2, whole genome shotgun sequence genomic window:
- the LOC128165066 gene encoding snaclec jerdonibitin subunit beta-like, whose amino-acid sequence MNRLRDLIFFCHLFQIGFRWCLGHNDGKMGDIDFKCPSGSKFYQGYCFRKEKVPMTWKHAKTACLRSGMYLAWIEDGIENEYVATNVMFDVNQYWIGLSNTSSTAGQNKVSWSQYRMSENKTIPVYKGLWKNLQPADFIEENKCVSTRKDKYDNHWTVTNCRKKLPFVCKLMGAPKPHDIIFCGNGGYIHKKWKCDGQNDCGDMSDGIDCCKRTFALYLETKFSNSNKA is encoded by the exons ATGAATCGTTTGCGGGACTTAATATTTTTCTGTCACCTTTTCCAG ATTGGATTCAGATGGTGTCTAGGTCACAATGATGGAAAAATGGGCGACATAGATTTCAAGTGTCCAAGCG GATCTAAGTTTTACCAAGGTTACTGCTTCAGAAAAGAGAAGGTTCCGATGACATGGAAACATGCTAAGACAGCCTGTTTACG ATCTGGCATGTATCTGGCCTGGATAGAGGATGGCATTGAAAACGAGTATGTCGCCACCAACGTGATGTTTGATGTGAACCAGTACTGGATTG gTTTGTCTAATACATCTTCAACGGCAGGACAGAATAAAGTCTCATGGTCCCAGTATAGGATGTCTGAAAACAAGACTATTCCAGTGTACAAAGGACTGTGGAAAAACCTGCAACCAGCTGATTTCATAGAGGAGAATAAATGTGTTTCCACTCGAAAAGATAAATATGACAATCACTGGACAGTCACAAACTGTAGAAAGAAGCTTCCATTTGTTTGCAAGCTTATGGGAGCGCCTAAACCTCATG atataATATTTTGTGGAAATGGAGGTTACATTCATAAGAAGTGGAAGTGTGATGGACAGAATGACTGTGGAGACATGTCTGATGGAATTGATTGCTGTAAGAGGACATTTGCTCTTTATCTAGAGACCAAATTTAGCAATTCAAATAAGGCTTAG